Proteins encoded within one genomic window of Dyadobacter chenhuakuii:
- a CDS encoding DEAD/DEAH box helicase codes for MSFESLGLSEPLLKTIAEQNYTQPYPIQQEAIPAILKGNDVLGIAKTGSGKTASFVLPILELFQKKPAAPNRHISALVLVPTRELAVQIAVVFQTFGERLPRKVKTLAVYGGVSINPQMIGLQGVEILVATPGRLIDLLSHKALNISETQILVLDEADKMLNLGFAEEMKDIFFLLPKKRQSILFSATLGEEVDQINKTQLRNPVRIEIEEEEQNLDLIKQTGYFVDPDRRGPLLRYLIKTQEMKQVLVFVSATRTADNLVEKLNKNGIQAMAMHSKKSQGARTEALNKFKAGKLTVLVATDLVSRGIDIQFLPYVINFELPRSPKDYVHRIGRTGRAEASGEAISLICPEDVHHFKIIQKKMGKRVEMLESYDLELMGY; via the coding sequence ATGTCTTTCGAATCGCTTGGCTTGTCCGAACCATTATTAAAAACCATTGCCGAACAGAATTATACTCAACCTTATCCGATTCAGCAGGAAGCAATTCCGGCTATTTTGAAAGGAAATGATGTGCTGGGCATTGCCAAGACGGGTTCGGGAAAGACGGCCAGCTTCGTCCTGCCGATTTTGGAATTATTTCAAAAAAAACCGGCAGCCCCGAACCGGCATATTTCTGCATTGGTCCTGGTGCCTACGCGCGAGCTTGCGGTGCAGATTGCTGTTGTTTTTCAAACATTTGGCGAACGGCTTCCACGGAAGGTGAAGACGCTGGCTGTTTATGGAGGTGTTTCGATCAATCCGCAAATGATTGGTTTACAAGGTGTTGAGATCCTGGTGGCAACGCCCGGCCGGTTAATTGATTTGCTGTCGCACAAGGCGCTTAATATCTCAGAAACGCAGATTTTAGTCCTGGATGAAGCCGATAAAATGTTGAATCTTGGCTTTGCAGAGGAAATGAAGGACATCTTTTTCCTTTTGCCCAAAAAACGCCAGAGCATTCTGTTTTCTGCCACATTAGGAGAAGAAGTTGACCAGATCAACAAAACGCAGCTCCGAAACCCGGTGCGCATTGAGATTGAGGAAGAAGAACAAAACCTGGATCTGATCAAGCAAACGGGTTATTTCGTTGATCCGGACCGCAGAGGACCGTTGCTGAGATATTTAATCAAAACGCAGGAAATGAAGCAAGTGCTGGTATTTGTTTCGGCAACCAGAACGGCTGATAACCTGGTTGAAAAGCTGAATAAGAACGGAATCCAGGCTATGGCCATGCACAGCAAGAAAAGCCAGGGCGCCCGGACGGAGGCTTTAAACAAATTCAAAGCAGGAAAACTGACCGTGCTTGTTGCCACAGATCTTGTTTCCCGCGGGATCGATATTCAGTTTCTTCCATATGTGATCAATTTTGAATTACCCAGATCGCCAAAGGATTATGTGCACAGAATAGGCCGGACGGGCCGGGCAGAAGCGTCGGGAGAAGCGATTTCCCTGATCTGCCCGGAAGACGTGCACCATTTCAAAATTATCCAGAAGAAAATGGGCAAGCGTGTTGAAATGCTTGAATCTTATGATCTGGAATTAATGGGTTACTGA
- a CDS encoding NAD(P)H-dependent glycerol-3-phosphate dehydrogenase, with protein sequence MSLLNNIKIAVIGGGSWATALIKILCEQNNVQIRWWLRNQKDIEHIRKFHHNPSYLSDVVLSPKKVKVFEKTTEAVKGADYVILAVPAAFIQEALRDLSSKHLQGKRIVSAIKGMVPDQNMLITDWVAKEYGIDLQETCVIAGPCHAEEVALEKQSYLSIASTECPSAEDFAKLMTCRYVTANPLDDLYGVEYAAVMKNIVALACGITHGLGYGDNFQAVLVSNAMQEIGNFVTALDPRERNMSSSAYLGDLLVTAYSQFSRNRLFGNMIGRGYSVKAAQLEMKMIAEGYYATKSITEMNKIHQVSLPITSAVYRILYEEQAPGMVMDELKKLLK encoded by the coding sequence GCTGGGCAACTGCGCTGATCAAAATCCTTTGTGAACAGAATAACGTCCAGATCCGGTGGTGGCTGCGAAACCAGAAAGATATTGAGCATATCCGTAAATTCCATCATAACCCCAGCTATCTGAGCGACGTGGTGCTTTCTCCCAAGAAAGTGAAGGTCTTTGAAAAGACCACAGAAGCCGTCAAAGGTGCTGATTACGTGATCCTGGCAGTTCCCGCCGCATTTATTCAGGAAGCATTGCGCGATCTTTCTTCGAAACATTTGCAGGGAAAAAGGATTGTTTCGGCCATTAAGGGCATGGTTCCGGACCAGAATATGCTTATTACGGACTGGGTTGCCAAAGAATACGGCATTGACCTGCAAGAAACCTGTGTGATAGCCGGCCCTTGCCATGCGGAAGAGGTGGCTTTGGAAAAGCAATCCTATTTATCGATCGCTTCCACGGAATGTCCGAGCGCGGAGGATTTTGCTAAACTGATGACCTGCCGCTACGTGACCGCGAACCCGCTCGACGATCTTTACGGCGTTGAATATGCGGCTGTGATGAAAAACATTGTAGCGCTGGCCTGCGGCATAACGCATGGACTGGGTTACGGCGATAATTTTCAGGCCGTGCTGGTTTCCAATGCCATGCAGGAAATCGGGAATTTCGTTACTGCCCTCGACCCGCGCGAACGCAATATGAGCTCTTCCGCATATCTGGGAGATCTGCTTGTGACGGCTTACTCACAGTTTAGCAGGAACAGGCTTTTTGGCAATATGATCGGCCGCGGATATAGCGTCAAGGCGGCGCAATTGGAGATGAAAATGATCGCGGAAGGTTACTATGCTACCAAAAGCATTACCGAAATGAACAAGATCCACCAGGTAAGCCTGCCCATAACAAGTGCCGTTTACCGCATTTTATACGAAGAGCAAGCGCCGGGCATGGTGATGGACGAGTTAAAGAAATTGCTCAAATAA
- a CDS encoding sialidase family protein, producing MRIPKNLCAGLLTGLLLSSVMLTSCNSKSSDKADNENKELKDSLASDKEFVFGDKRDFAQCHASTLVRLDNGQYLIAWFGGTEEKNPDVGIWVSKGQPGNWSAPKEVAKIREDAHWNPVLQKTSDGKIILYFKVGKEIAHWETWVKTSTDNGETWSDAYELVKGDKGGRGPVKDKLIELSNGDWLAGASNEVNRWEVFVDRSTDKGKTWKASPYFKIDTTEIKGKGAIQPTLWESKPGTVHMLVRTTGGVIGRSDSFDNGKTWSTIKKTSLPNPNSGIDLAKLPDGTLVLAYNPNDKDWGSRSPLSLIMSYDNGQNWTDRIDIATGKKEDEYSYPAIISFGDSVAVTYTFNRRKIAFWSGSKKEIIELAAKNKTKAAQ from the coding sequence ATGCGCATTCCAAAAAACCTGTGTGCCGGCCTGTTAACCGGTCTTTTGCTTTCTTCCGTCATGCTGACTTCCTGTAATTCTAAAAGTTCGGACAAAGCGGATAATGAGAATAAAGAGTTGAAGGATTCACTGGCAAGCGATAAGGAATTTGTTTTTGGAGATAAACGGGACTTTGCGCAATGCCATGCATCCACATTGGTAAGGCTGGATAACGGTCAATATCTGATCGCGTGGTTTGGTGGGACAGAGGAAAAGAATCCGGATGTAGGGATCTGGGTTTCCAAAGGTCAGCCGGGAAACTGGAGTGCGCCCAAAGAAGTGGCCAAAATCCGCGAAGACGCACATTGGAACCCGGTTTTGCAAAAAACCTCGGACGGTAAAATTATTTTATATTTCAAAGTAGGAAAAGAAATAGCGCATTGGGAAACCTGGGTGAAAACTTCGACTGATAATGGTGAAACGTGGTCGGATGCCTATGAGCTGGTAAAAGGCGATAAAGGAGGAAGAGGGCCTGTAAAAGACAAGCTGATCGAACTATCAAACGGCGACTGGCTGGCCGGCGCGTCCAACGAGGTAAACCGCTGGGAAGTTTTTGTAGACAGAAGCACGGACAAAGGTAAAACCTGGAAAGCAAGCCCTTACTTTAAAATTGATACAACAGAAATAAAAGGAAAAGGCGCAATCCAGCCTACATTGTGGGAATCCAAGCCCGGCACTGTGCATATGCTGGTAAGAACAACCGGAGGCGTGATCGGCAGAAGTGATTCTTTTGATAATGGAAAAACCTGGTCGACAATCAAGAAAACATCGCTTCCTAACCCGAACAGCGGCATTGACCTGGCCAAACTGCCCGACGGAACACTGGTGCTCGCTTACAACCCGAACGATAAAGACTGGGGTTCAAGATCGCCGCTTTCACTGATCATGTCATATGATAATGGTCAAAACTGGACGGATCGCATTGACATTGCAACGGGTAAAAAGGAAGACGAATATTCCTATCCGGCCATTATCAGTTTCGGGGACTCTGTGGCGGTGACGTATACATTCAACCGCCGGAAAATTGCATTCTGGTCGGGCAGCAAGAAAGAGATTATAGAACTGGCGGCAAAAAATAAGACCAAGGCGGCTCAGTAA